Genomic DNA from Catellatospora sp. TT07R-123:
CCGTCGACCGCGCCCCGAGCGCGTGCCGTCGGACCGCCGCGACCAGCACCCGCACCCCGTGCCGCCCGACCTCGCCGCCGACCCGGGCCACGAACTCGTCGAACGTGATCAGCCGCAGCTGGATCGCCCGGTCAAGCAGCGCGTCGGCCTGATCAGGCGGCAGCACGCGTACGCAGTCGACGACGGTTCGGGCGGCGCAGGTCAGCAGCACCCCGTCGACCATGTCTACCTCTGCGGGCGGCAGGACGCCCCGGCTCACCTCCACCCCGTCCAGCCGGACGCGGCGGTCGCAGCCGACGGCGAGCCAGGTTCGGCTGTCGGTGACGTCGAGCCCGTACCGGCGCGCCGCCGACGGGCCGCACAGCACCGACTCGGGCACCGCCAGCAGGGCGGCCCGGTCGCGCAGCAGCGCGGTGACCACCCGGCCGCCCCGAACCAGCACCTTCCCGAGCACAACCTTCCAGTCGCCGGTCCGTACCCGGCGCCGGATCTGCGTGTCGGAGAATCCGCAATCGTGGGCCTGTTGCCGAGTGAACAGCCCAGCCTGCTCCGCCGCCGTCCGATCCAGCCGCCCCTGGCCGTCGCCGGTCACGACGTCGCCGGTCACGACGTCGCCGGTCACGACGTCGCCGGTCACGACGCCGCCGGTCACGACATCGCCGGTCACGACATCGCCCGTCACGACATCGCCGGTCACGACATCGCCGGGGCCGGGTCGCGCCTTGGAACCACCAGTCAGCTCCCGGCCTGGATCCACCTTCGCCTCCTGTCCCGAGCCAACGGTCACGGATCGGTGTCCTCGGTGATGCGGACCGGGCCCGCGACCGCCGTCGCCGCCGCGCCGCCGGCGCCGGTCACCACCTGCGCTTCGACGGTGAGATCGAGACCGTCCAGTTCGCAGCGCAGGACCGTGCCGTCGTTGGCGGCGACCAGTTGCCGCGCCCGCGCACACGCGGCGTCGGCACCCTCGACCGCGCGCGCCGCCCCGGCCAGTGCGCCCAGGTCGGCGGCGGTCTGCGCCTGCTCGCGGGCGACCAGCTGCGCTCCGGTCGCGGCGAGCGAGGTCCCCGCCAGCACGAACACCAGCCCGAGCGCGAGGGCCGTCAGCGTGCTCACGGCGCACCCGGTTCCCGGGCGGCGGTCGCCGCACACGTCAGCGTCGTCACCTTGATCGACCGCTGGACGGTCGCGGTGACCGTGTCCTCGGTCGCGGTGACGCTCGCCCCAGCGGGCACGTCGGCGCCCCTGGCAGCGGCCAGTGCCGCGTCCCGAGCGGCCGCCTCGCAGCCGAGCTTGGTGGTGACCGCCGCGACCGCGCCCAGCCCGGCGACGAGCAGCAGGACGACGGCGGGTAGTGCCACCGCCAGTTCGGCGGTGGCACTACCCCGGTCTCGTCGGGTCACCCGAGGGCCCGCTGGACCACGCCGGCCAGCGCGGCCTGCACGCTGTCGCTGGTCAGCACCTTGAGCAGGATGCCCGCGAACGCGACGGCCGCGAGCGTGCCGACGGCGTACTCGGCGGTGTTCATGCCCGCGTCGGACGCCGCGAACCCGCGCCGCCGCGACGCGGCCCGGCCGGAGGGCCGACCCACGCCGGTCCCCGCCGGGAGGGCGGAGTCGACGGAGCCGGGGTCGGACTGATCGGCCGGGTAGAGGTCGGACCGGTCCGCGGAGTCGGCCGGGTCGGGGTCGGACTGTTCGGTGAAGTCGGCGGGGTCGGCGAGCTCGGCCGGGTCGGGCTCGTCGAGGTCCGGCGCGACGGGCGGGAGCAGATCGGGCTTGTCGAGGTCGGGCGCGACGGGCGGGAGCAGATCGGGCTCGGGCGCGGTCGCGGTGATGGACGGGCGTCGCCGCATGGGCGAACTCCTTTCGGTTGCGGTTTCAGAGCACCTCGCCGAGCACGGCGAGGACCACCGGCACCAGGCCGGCGAGCACGAAGGCGGGCAGGAAGCACAGCCCGAGCGGCAGCACGACGAGGACGGCGTTGCGCTGCGCCGTCGCCTGCCGCCGGAACCCCGCGTCGGCGCGCAGGTCGTCGGCGCACCGGTGCAGCGCCCCGGCCAGCGCGGTGCCGCTGGCGGCGCTGCGCTCGACGGCGGCGAGCAGGCGCGCGGCAGGCGGCAGGTCGGCCAGGTGCTGCCACGCCTCGACCGGTGTCGCGCCCAGCCGCAGGCTGCGCCCGATTCGGCGCAGCCGTACGGCGAGCGGTCCGGGCAGGGCGGCCGCGACGGCGAGGACGGCGCCGTCCAGCGGCACACCGGCACGCAGCGCCGCCGCGACCAGGTCGGCCGCCCAGGCGAGGGCGCCGACGGCCTCCTCGCGTTCGAGCCGGACGGCGGCCGGCTCCTGGCGGCGCAGCAGCAGTTCGGTGGCGGCGGCGACCGCCGCGCCCGCGACCAGTCCGGCCGGCTGCGGCACGATCAGGCAGGTGCCGGCCCCGGCGGCGAGCGCGAGCAGCCACCGCGTACGCCCCGGGGCCGACTGCTGCCCCGGTCGCAGCCGCAGCCTGCGCAGCCGCCGTCCGGCGGCCCGGCCGACCGCGGGCGCCGGGCCGCCCCGGGCCAGCCGCTGCGTCCAGGCCAGCCCGGCCGCCTGGAGCAGCACCGCGGCGAACGCGCAGCCGAGGCCGAGCGGGGTGTGCAGCAGGATCGCCAGCGGGTCCACGTCGATGAGGTAGCCGAGCCCGAGCCCGCCGACCGGCAGCCCGGCGAGCAGGATCGCGGTGAGCTGGGTGCCCGCTGCCTGGGCGGTGGCGGCCGCGTCGGCCCGGTCGGCGGCCCGGCACTGGGCTTCGAGCCGTTCCAGCAGGTCGGCCAGTGGCGCGCCGGTGCTGTCGGCCAGCCGCCGGGCGGCGTGGAGTTGCCGGTCGATCTCCTCGTCTGGCAGCAGCAGCGTCCGGGTAGGGGCACCGGCGCGCAGCTGCGCGGCCGTCGCCGCCAGCAGGTCGAGCGCGTCGACCCGCAGCCGTGACCGATGCCGGTCGGCGCTGGCGCGCCGCCGCAGGCGCAGGCCGAGCAGGGCGTACCAGGCGGCGATCGCCCCGGCCGCCGCAGATCCCAGCAGCAGCCCCGCCCCGGCGGCCGCGGCAGCCGTGACCGCCACGGTCGCCGCTCGCCGAGACGGCTGAAAAGGCAGGTCCCGGTCGAATCCCAGCAGCCGCCGGGCTCGACGCGACCGCAGCTGCCCCAGCCGCCCGGCGGCGCCCGCGACCGCCGCGCGGGCCCGGATCGCGGTCACGGGCCGACCAGCCAGGTCGGTGGGGCGACGTCGCGTTCGCGCAGCAGGCGACACAGGCCAGGAGCGGCCGAGCCGAGCCCGGCGTCGTGGGTCCAGGCGGGGCGGGCGGTCACGAGCCGGTTCGGGCCGTCGGCTTCCAGCAGGCAGACGGCCTCCAGGACCCGCCCCCGGGGCGTACGCCGCAGGTGCAGCAGCACCCGCACCGCCGCCGCGACCTGCGCGTGCAGCGCGGCCCGGGGCAGCCCGCCGAGCAGGCCCAGCGCCTCCAGCCGCGCGGGCACGTCCCCGGGCGCGTTCGCGTGCAGCGTGCCCGCGCTGCCCTCGTGGCCGGTGTTCAGCGCGGCCAGCAGGTCGACGACCTCGGCGCCCCGGCACTCGCCGACCACCAGCCGGTCCGGCCGCATCCGCAGCGCCTGGCGGACCAGCTCGGTGAGGCCGACGCCACCCGCGCCCTCCACGTTCGCGGTGCGGGCCTGGAGTCCGATCACGTGCGGGTGCACCGGCCGCAGCTCGGCGGAGTCCTCCACCACCACGATCCGCTCCCGGGTCGGGACCTGGGCCAGCAGCGCGTTGAGCAGCGTGGTCTTACCCGAACCCGTGCCGCCCGAGACCAGCAGCGTCAGCCGGGCGGTCACCACCGCGTGCAGCAGCTCGGCCAGCGGCGGCGGCACCAGCTCGGCCAGCGACAGCGAGCGCTGCCGGAACGTGCGCAGCGACAGGTACGGCCCGGACGTGGCCACCGGCGGCAGCACCGCGTGCAGGCGGGTGCCGTCGGCCAGCCGCGCGTCGACGAACGGGGTGCCGTCGTCGAGGCGGCGCCCGGCGGCCGCCGCGAGCCGTTGCGCCAGCCGCCGTACGGCGTCGGCCGACGCCATGGTCAGCTGCTCGCGCATCAAGCCGTGGCCCCGGTCGGTCCACACCTGCACCCCGTTGACGAGCACGTCGGTGACGTCGGGGTCGCTCAGCAGCGGGGCGAGCACCCCGGCGCCGACGAGATCGCCGCGCTCGCTCACGCGGTCACCTCGCGGATGAGCCGGGCGCACAGCAGCGCAAGCGGGCCCCGGGGCGCGGAGGCGGGCGGCTGGCCGCGTTCCAACGCGGCGGCGAGCCGGGGTTCGGGGCGCAGCATCCCGGCCAGCGGCAGGCCGAGGGCCTGCGCCATCTCGGCGGCGCCGAGGCGGCCGGGCGCCGGGCCGCGTACGACGACGGACAGTTCGCGGCGCTGGGCCAGGACC
This window encodes:
- a CDS encoding type IV toxin-antitoxin system AbiEi family antitoxin domain-containing protein — its product is MTGDVVTGGVVTGDVVTGDVVTGDVVTGDGQGRLDRTAAEQAGLFTRQQAHDCGFSDTQIRRRVRTGDWKVVLGKVLVRGGRVVTALLRDRAALLAVPESVLCGPSAARRYGLDVTDSRTWLAVGCDRRVRLDGVEVSRGVLPPAEVDMVDGVLLTCAARTVVDCVRVLPPDQADALLDRAIQLRLITFDEFVARVGGEVGRHGVRVLVAAVRRHALGARSTAERLLVGKLRRRRIRGWRANLPVYDADGLIGEVDLGFEEVMLAVEVDGRAWHSAGDRFQHDRFQHDRTRQNRLVRAGWTVLRFTWHDLRDMDRVTAVITDTLTRLHRSRPRPRGSAKVRN
- a CDS encoding Rv3654c family TadE-like protein, which produces MSTLTALALGLVFVLAGTSLAATGAQLVAREQAQTAADLGALAGAARAVEGADAACARARQLVAANDGTVLRCELDGLDLTVEAQVVTGAGGAAATAVAGPVRITEDTDP
- a CDS encoding DUF4244 domain-containing protein, with the protein product MNTAEYAVGTLAAVAFAGILLKVLTSDSVQAALAGVVQRALG
- a CDS encoding type II secretion system F family protein, which translates into the protein MAWTQRLARGGPAPAVGRAAGRRLRRLRLRPGQQSAPGRTRWLLALAAGAGTCLIVPQPAGLVAGAAVAAATELLLRRQEPAAVRLEREEAVGALAWAADLVAAALRAGVPLDGAVLAVAAALPGPLAVRLRRIGRSLRLGATPVEAWQHLADLPPAARLLAAVERSAASGTALAGALHRCADDLRADAGFRRQATAQRNAVLVVLPLGLCFLPAFVLAGLVPVVLAVLGEVL
- a CDS encoding TadE/TadG family type IV pilus assembly protein encodes the protein MTRRDRGSATAELAVALPAVVLLLVAGLGAVAAVTTKLGCEAAARDAALAAARGADVPAGASVTATEDTVTATVQRSIKVTTLTCAATAAREPGAP